One Paenibacillus sp. FSL H7-0737 DNA segment encodes these proteins:
- a CDS encoding TetR/AcrR family transcriptional regulator has translation MADKTYLDLRIRKTRKAIRNAFIDLLAEKELNKISINAITLKAEINRATFYLHYKDINDLIDSILDDLLADLKKILIDKFEESYKPGDELTSLILLLEHIAENSHMYKVLLVTKNIPYFTPKLMDLLYELILTTTEQQSIQKTEDFLTVDTPSDIAAWYGTSAIIGTISMWLGNDMPYTPKYLAERIIQLNPFIPANNKKI, from the coding sequence ATGGCAGACAAAACATACTTAGATTTACGGATAAGAAAGACAAGAAAAGCAATCCGGAATGCTTTTATAGATTTATTAGCAGAGAAAGAACTGAATAAGATCTCGATCAACGCTATTACGCTAAAGGCTGAAATCAATCGAGCCACATTTTATTTACATTACAAAGATATTAATGATTTGATTGATAGTATCTTGGATGATTTATTAGCAGATTTAAAGAAAATACTCATAGATAAATTTGAAGAATCCTATAAACCAGGGGATGAACTTACCTCGCTGATTTTATTGCTTGAACATATTGCAGAGAATTCTCATATGTATAAGGTGTTGCTTGTAACCAAAAACATTCCTTATTTCACACCGAAATTGATGGATCTGTTATATGAATTGATATTAACAACTACAGAACAACAATCGATTCAAAAAACAGAGGATTTCTTAACCGTCGATACTCCATCTGATATTGCAGCTTGGTATGGAACATCGGCTATCATTGGTACAATTTCCATGTGGCTAGGCAATGATATGCCTTATACACCTAAATATTTAGCAGAACGAATCATACAGTTAAATCCATTTATACCTGCAAATAATAAAAAGATATAG
- a CDS encoding phosphotransferase enzyme family protein gives MPNWQVKFDEEMLKQAAQQIQVDWTAIKYIGGFENVVYSFPKDDHEFILRVSHQSHQELEMVISELDFMDHLAKHGVQLAPPIPFQDGSLVQALVKDQERFMICVMEKAPGGHVNASDPYWGTELFEQWGEVTGRMHALALQYERPETVLARPHQGKLEFDFANFGTVEQQLFEKLLQINDRINQLPRNREGYVLCHRDLHPGNFFVHEGQITVFDFDDCGYDYMVHDIAIAVYYSTIFGDWRKPEVEQSRTSSLAAAMLTSFMKGYNREYSLDNKWLEELPLFIEKRRLELVLLLFQEFSESQREQDREWLARNIHDALNDIACLEL, from the coding sequence ATGCCTAACTGGCAGGTGAAATTCGATGAAGAGATGCTTAAGCAAGCTGCACAACAGATTCAAGTCGATTGGACAGCGATAAAGTATATTGGTGGTTTTGAAAATGTTGTCTATAGCTTTCCAAAAGATGATCATGAATTTATTTTACGTGTATCTCATCAGTCTCATCAGGAGCTGGAGATGGTTATCTCTGAACTTGACTTTATGGACCATCTTGCAAAGCATGGCGTGCAACTGGCTCCCCCCATTCCCTTTCAGGATGGCAGTTTGGTACAAGCGTTAGTCAAAGATCAAGAAAGATTTATGATCTGTGTGATGGAGAAAGCACCAGGTGGTCATGTTAATGCTTCCGATCCCTATTGGGGAACGGAGCTTTTTGAGCAATGGGGTGAGGTAACAGGAAGAATGCATGCTTTAGCTCTGCAATATGAGCGTCCGGAGACTGTTCTGGCAAGACCACATCAGGGTAAGCTAGAGTTTGACTTTGCTAACTTTGGTACTGTTGAACAGCAGCTTTTTGAAAAGTTGCTTCAAATAAATGATCGGATTAACCAGTTGCCGCGGAATCGAGAAGGCTATGTACTATGTCACCGTGATTTGCATCCAGGTAATTTCTTCGTGCATGAGGGGCAGATCACCGTGTTTGACTTTGATGATTGTGGATACGACTACATGGTGCATGATATTGCCATTGCCGTTTATTATTCGACCATCTTTGGGGATTGGCGAAAACCGGAGGTAGAGCAGAGTAGAACTTCTAGTCTTGCGGCAGCCATGCTGACGTCTTTTATGAAAGGGTATAATCGAGAGTACTCACTCGACAATAAGTGGCTAGAAGAGCTCCCGCTCTTTATTGAGAAGCGCCGACTGGAATTAGTGCTTTTGTTATTTCAAGAGTTTTCGGAGTCACAGCGTGAGCAGGATAGAGAGTGGCTTGCCCGTAATATTCACGATGCTCTAAATGACATTGCTTGTTTAGAGCTTTAA
- a CDS encoding GNAT family N-acetyltransferase — translation MKLEKKRGGMMEINLVPVTFEDKEVLTNLYQFYNYDFSLFTDQDVNQHGEFEVNIDYFWEGDHRWNPYLIEVSGNVAGFVVVLFENLDTDPDPTHVIYDFMILQKYRRNGIGTAAAIKTLDLFKEAKWKLAQMENNKSAIAFWRKVLKDYTKDNYTERYSSDLQKYIQAFDRRGRTK, via the coding sequence GTGAAATTAGAGAAAAAACGTGGAGGTATGATGGAAATTAATCTTGTTCCAGTAACGTTTGAAGATAAAGAGGTATTGACTAATCTATATCAATTTTACAATTATGATTTCAGTTTATTTACAGATCAAGACGTAAACCAGCATGGGGAATTCGAGGTGAATATTGATTATTTTTGGGAAGGGGATCATCGATGGAATCCATATTTGATTGAGGTTTCAGGAAACGTAGCTGGATTTGTGGTTGTTCTTTTTGAAAACTTAGATACAGACCCAGATCCAACTCATGTGATCTATGACTTTATGATTTTGCAGAAATACAGGAGAAATGGAATAGGTACTGCTGCCGCAATAAAAACACTTGATCTATTTAAAGAAGCTAAATGGAAACTAGCTCAAATGGAAAATAATAAATCTGCCATAGCATTCTGGCGAAAAGTTCTTAAGGATTATACAAAAGACAACTATACAGAACGTTATTCGAGTGATCTCCAAAAATATATTCAAGCATTCGATAGAAGGGGAAGAACGAAATGA
- a CDS encoding ABC transporter permease → MNIVNKLTLRHLKQNKRRTLVTIIGVIISVAMVTAVATLGFSFMELMRQQSISTNGEWHVQYRNVTKAQLKAIEADDATKTLVISNDRGYAPLEGGQNENKPYWYIKEYNLAGFKQFPIELLDGRLPKTNYEVVISEEIAKNAKVTYKIGETLTLDVGERVTRDDKNSGQPLSQNERLRTEEDTLNEEIIHKKPMNYTIVGVIKRPTWEPTWSPGYTALSYVDESLIGAAEKTTATVVLNKVDSSIYKHAEELAQENNIESISYNNSLLRYYGVTNNDGLRNTLLSLSVIVMTVIIIGSVSLIYNAFAISVSERARHLGMLSSVGATKRQKQNSVFFEGMIIGLISIPIGILCGITGIGITFMFINSMIQDVLGITEKLTLVVTPLSLLTACVVSIMTIFISTYLPARKASKISAIDAIRQSTDVKLSGKAVKTSKFVRKLFGIEAEIGLKNLKRNKRRYQATVFSLVISIVLFLSVSSFTSNMRKSVELSQDGLNYDIQVYMGTEDAQKVAQLTKSISALPNITEYNVVRELSLSSWIDEKDMAKELQEIVEKDSSILKNGKYPYYIQIHALNDQSLRTYAESVGVSYEQLTDLNQMSAIVNDTVTFEDENAKKIIETKALHSEIGQKLDLIYTDWNTEKETKLPPVEIVALTDKRPMGVHSAQVGGLNIIVSDQVFDQLTNDTMSNDIQSRLNLNSSDPLATQQAIEEMKERNIYVQNVYQNRQNSEQMIMLMSIFTYGFIALITLISIANIFNTISTSISLRKREFAMLKSVGMTPNGFNKMINYESVFYGIKSLLYGLPISIVIMYLIYRSMMSSFSYGFTLPWMSILYVIVAVFIIVSSAMLYSSSKVKKENIIDALKQENI, encoded by the coding sequence GTGAATATCGTAAATAAATTAACGCTTAGACATTTGAAGCAAAATAAACGAAGAACATTGGTTACTATCATTGGAGTCATCATTTCTGTGGCTATGGTGACGGCTGTGGCAACGCTTGGTTTTTCATTTATGGAATTAATGAGGCAGCAGAGTATCTCAACAAATGGAGAATGGCATGTCCAATATAGAAATGTTACTAAAGCTCAGCTTAAAGCGATAGAAGCGGATGATGCAACGAAAACACTTGTCATCTCAAATGATCGTGGCTATGCCCCTTTAGAGGGGGGACAGAATGAGAACAAGCCCTATTGGTATATTAAGGAATATAATTTAGCTGGTTTTAAACAATTTCCGATTGAACTTCTGGATGGAAGACTCCCGAAGACTAACTATGAAGTAGTCATTTCTGAGGAAATTGCAAAGAACGCTAAAGTAACATACAAGATTGGTGAAACTTTAACTCTCGATGTCGGAGAGCGAGTCACTAGGGATGATAAAAATAGTGGGCAGCCCTTATCTCAGAACGAACGATTACGGACTGAAGAGGATACCCTGAATGAAGAGATCATTCATAAAAAACCAATGAACTACACGATTGTGGGAGTGATAAAGCGCCCTACTTGGGAACCAACATGGTCCCCGGGTTATACTGCTCTAAGTTATGTGGATGAAAGCTTGATTGGAGCAGCTGAAAAAACCACAGCGACGGTTGTATTAAATAAGGTGGATAGCTCCATATACAAGCATGCAGAGGAATTGGCACAAGAAAACAATATCGAGTCGATCTCTTATAATAATAGTCTGCTCCGCTATTATGGTGTGACGAATAACGATGGCTTACGTAACACACTTCTTTCATTGTCAGTCATCGTTATGACTGTGATTATCATTGGTTCCGTTTCTTTAATCTATAATGCTTTCGCAATTTCTGTCTCGGAACGTGCACGCCATTTAGGAATGCTCTCCAGCGTAGGTGCTACAAAGAGGCAGAAGCAGAATTCAGTGTTTTTTGAAGGGATGATCATCGGTTTAATTAGTATACCTATTGGGATCCTTTGCGGAATTACAGGAATCGGGATCACTTTTATGTTTATCAATTCGATGATTCAAGATGTATTAGGGATAACAGAAAAATTAACGTTGGTTGTTACACCTCTATCTCTTCTAACCGCTTGTGTAGTTTCAATTATGACGATTTTTATATCCACCTATCTTCCAGCTCGAAAAGCTTCAAAGATCTCGGCAATTGATGCGATCAGACAATCAACCGATGTTAAGCTCTCTGGTAAAGCGGTGAAAACATCCAAGTTCGTTCGCAAGTTGTTTGGAATTGAAGCAGAGATTGGTTTGAAGAATTTAAAGCGAAATAAACGCAGGTACCAAGCAACCGTATTCTCACTTGTCATTAGTATCGTTTTATTTTTATCCGTATCTTCGTTCACTTCTAATATGAGAAAGTCGGTAGAACTCTCACAGGATGGTTTGAACTATGATATCCAAGTTTATATGGGGACTGAGGACGCTCAAAAAGTAGCTCAGCTGACGAAATCGATATCTGCCTTACCTAATATAACGGAATATAATGTGGTCAGGGAACTAAGCTTGAGTTCATGGATTGATGAAAAAGATATGGCAAAAGAATTGCAAGAGATCGTGGAGAAGGATAGCAGTATTTTAAAGAATGGGAAATATCCTTACTACATTCAGATCCATGCCCTAAATGATCAGAGTTTGAGAACCTATGCAGAATCCGTCGGTGTAAGTTATGAACAATTAACGGATCTCAATCAGATGTCAGCTATTGTGAATGATACCGTCACCTTTGAGGATGAGAACGCCAAAAAAATTATTGAGACCAAAGCTCTTCATTCGGAAATCGGTCAGAAGCTTGATTTAATTTATACGGATTGGAACACAGAGAAAGAGACGAAATTACCACCAGTAGAAATCGTCGCATTAACTGATAAACGCCCTATGGGTGTTCATTCAGCACAAGTTGGTGGATTAAACATCATTGTCTCTGACCAAGTCTTCGATCAATTAACAAATGATACGATGAGTAACGATATACAAAGCCGACTAAACCTGAACAGCTCTGATCCATTAGCGACACAACAAGCCATAGAGGAAATGAAAGAGCGGAATATCTATGTTCAAAATGTGTATCAAAATAGACAAAATAGTGAGCAGATGATCATGTTAATGTCTATTTTCACTTATGGTTTTATTGCTTTAATTACTTTAATATCGATTGCGAATATTTTTAATACGATATCAACTAGCATATCCCTTCGTAAAAGAGAGTTTGCGATGCTGAAGTCTGTGGGGATGACGCCAAATGGTTTTAATAAAATGATTAATTACGAAAGTGTTTTTTATGGAATTAAGTCACTACTTTATGGGCTTCCGATTAGTATAGTTATTATGTACCTGATCTATAGATCAATGATGAGTAGCTTCTCTTATGGATTCACACTTCCGTGGATGAGTATCCTGTATGTCATTGTCGCTGTATTTATCATCGTTAGCTCAGCTATGCTGTACTCCAGTTCAAAAGTGAAGAAGGAAAATATTATTGATGCTTTAAAACAGGAGAATATATAA
- a CDS encoding zinc-dependent alcohol dehydrogenase — protein sequence MMKVGIYHGQNSVGIEKRPIPQVGEKDALVRILAGGICGTDINIVKAGSEMGIRFGSEFGHEMFGEIVELGSDAETDLAVGMRVGVNPITAKRAGRRYSLEVGAFSQYVLIEDAALNYNLYEFDDSVSATEAVLMEPMSVGFHGAFSVLPKHGDKIVVLGAGPIGLSAAAGLIGEGIKDVCVVDIDNWRLDKAKELGALTVNTSTETLAEGLIKHFGEVNVYGVSVPNVDAFVDAAGAPILFEQVMQIVKPQARIAIIAVYKNEVPISLAQVMSKEVNIVGASGYTHEDIVKVIEHINDKKTNISTMVTQTYKLEDIQAAFDKAIAAKETIKVIVDLT from the coding sequence ATGATGAAAGTCGGCATTTATCACGGTCAAAATAGTGTGGGGATAGAAAAGCGTCCGATACCTCAAGTAGGAGAAAAAGATGCGTTGGTTCGGATTTTAGCGGGTGGAATTTGTGGTACAGATATCAATATAGTAAAAGCAGGCTCAGAAATGGGTATCCGTTTCGGCTCAGAGTTTGGACATGAAATGTTTGGTGAAATCGTCGAATTAGGTTCTGATGCGGAAACCGATTTGGCAGTTGGCATGCGTGTAGGTGTGAATCCAATTACTGCAAAACGTGCAGGTCGTCGTTATTCGTTGGAGGTAGGAGCCTTTTCACAATATGTCTTAATTGAAGATGCAGCACTTAATTATAACCTTTATGAATTTGATGATTCCGTTTCGGCAACAGAGGCCGTATTAATGGAACCCATGAGCGTAGGCTTCCATGGCGCTTTTAGCGTACTGCCCAAACATGGAGACAAAATCGTAGTTCTTGGTGCTGGTCCTATTGGCTTATCTGCAGCTGCAGGATTAATTGGTGAAGGCATTAAAGATGTTTGCGTAGTGGATATTGACAACTGGCGTTTGGATAAAGCAAAAGAATTAGGCGCATTAACAGTTAATACGTCGACTGAAACATTAGCAGAGGGTTTAATCAAACACTTCGGCGAAGTGAACGTATACGGTGTGAGTGTACCCAATGTAGATGCTTTTGTGGACGCAGCGGGCGCTCCAATATTATTTGAACAAGTGATGCAGATTGTAAAGCCACAAGCAAGAATAGCAATCATTGCCGTTTATAAAAATGAAGTACCTATAAGCCTTGCTCAAGTGATGAGTAAAGAAGTTAACATAGTTGGAGCTAGTGGATACACACATGAAGATATTGTAAAGGTAATTGAACATATAAACGACAAGAAAACGAATATCTCTACAATGGTGACACAGACTTATAAATTAGAGGATATTCAAGCCGCCTTCGATAAAGCCATTGCAGCAAAAGAAACGATCAAGGTTATTGTAGATCTAACTTAA
- a CDS encoding CD3324 family protein, whose protein sequence is MKYVNADTIFPKELLEEIQKYINGGLVYIPKPEEAHVKWGEKSGSRKYLRSRNIEICLRFAVGATVDQLSDEYCLSRDSIKKIVYTKK, encoded by the coding sequence ATGAAATATGTAAATGCAGATACGATTTTTCCAAAAGAATTATTAGAGGAAATTCAGAAATATATTAACGGTGGTTTGGTGTATATCCCTAAGCCTGAAGAAGCACATGTAAAATGGGGCGAGAAGTCAGGGAGCAGAAAATACTTAAGATCTAGAAATATTGAGATTTGTTTAAGGTTTGCCGTTGGAGCGACGGTTGACCAGCTTTCAGATGAATACTGCCTATCAAGGGACAGTATTAAGAAGATTGTTTACACAAAAAAATAG
- a CDS encoding GNAT family N-acetyltransferase, with translation MNITVTLTDSTTKFMINNLYPLYLHDLSEIWGNLPNQYGVYEDNETQTLNEQNKVFDIWWEKLGILYPYLIKEDGIPAGFALVATPPHTPPGCEFYLNEFFILRPFRGKGIAERAAKEVFNLHIGKWELQTNPTATNRRAQHFWRKTLKEYTGNSFQEECKKSFDDELKMIFNFCNG, from the coding sequence ATGAATATCACCGTAACATTAACTGACAGCACAACGAAGTTTATGATTAACAATCTCTACCCACTATACTTACACGATCTATCAGAGATATGGGGGAATCTTCCTAATCAATACGGGGTATACGAGGATAATGAAACACAGACGCTGAATGAACAGAATAAAGTCTTCGACATATGGTGGGAGAAGCTGGGGATTTTATATCCTTATTTAATAAAAGAGGATGGAATTCCTGCTGGCTTTGCATTAGTAGCGACACCACCTCATACACCACCAGGTTGTGAATTTTATTTAAACGAATTCTTTATCCTGCGGCCCTTCCGAGGTAAGGGAATCGCTGAACGTGCGGCTAAGGAGGTATTTAATCTTCATATTGGAAAATGGGAGCTACAAACCAATCCCACAGCTACTAATAGGAGAGCCCAGCATTTTTGGAGAAAGACACTAAAAGAATATACTGGTAATAGCTTTCAAGAAGAATGTAAGAAGTCTTTTGATGATGAATTAAAGATGATTTTTAATTTTTGTAATGGATAA
- a CDS encoding CD3324 family protein — protein sequence MKYVNADTVFPKELLQEIQKYINGGMVYVPKPEELHVKWGEKSGSRKYLESRNIEICLRFAAGATVDQLSGEYCLSKDSIKKIVYTKK from the coding sequence ATGAAATATGTAAATGCAGATACAGTCTTCCCTAAAGAGTTACTACAAGAAATACAGAAATATATAAACGGTGGTATGGTCTACGTTCCAAAGCCTGAAGAATTACATGTAAAATGGGGTGAGAAGTCAGGGAGTAGAAAATATTTGGAATCAAGAAATATTGAGATCTGCCTGAGGTTTGCTGCTGGTGCAACCGTCGACCAGCTCTCAGGTGAATACTGTCTTTCTAAAGATAGTATTAAGAAAATTGTTTATACTAAAAAATAG
- a CDS encoding YdhK family protein translates to MKKQLYLFIIAAALTLSACGNDNSYGNKIMEDTSHSSSSDVPENLKVAENPTFKIGSKAIIQAEHMEGMKGATATIVGAFDTTAYIVSYRPATGGFPVTNHKWIIHEEIKKAADKPYESGSEVIMEADHMKDMKGATAQINAAEQTTVYMIDYTPTTGGDKVKNHKWVTEDELSAIK, encoded by the coding sequence ATGAAAAAGCAATTATATCTATTCATAATCGCAGCTGCACTCACTTTAAGCGCATGTGGTAATGATAATAGCTATGGCAATAAGATAATGGAAGATACCTCACATTCCAGTTCAAGCGACGTACCTGAAAATTTGAAAGTGGCAGAGAATCCTACTTTTAAAATAGGAAGTAAAGCGATTATCCAAGCGGAGCATATGGAAGGTATGAAAGGGGCAACAGCAACGATAGTTGGAGCTTTTGATACCACTGCGTATATCGTTTCTTATAGGCCCGCAACAGGTGGATTTCCAGTTACAAATCATAAGTGGATTATTCATGAGGAAATCAAAAAAGCAGCCGACAAACCCTATGAATCCGGCTCGGAAGTCATAATGGAAGCTGACCATATGAAAGATATGAAAGGTGCAACGGCTCAGATTAACGCAGCGGAACAAACCACGGTATATATGATTGATTACACACCTACTACGGGTGGAGATAAAGTGAAAAATCATAAATGGGTAACGGAAGATGAGCTTTCAGCAATAAAGTAA
- a CDS encoding NUDIX hydrolase, whose protein sequence is MYSMIREAKEESGIDIEINKFCGVFQNVDRSICTNLFLGKAIGGEPATSSESLEVGFFSIEQALEMVTWKNLRLRLEYCLNDEVQPFYVELRGTEVEEIIITHLS, encoded by the coding sequence TTGTATTCAATGATCAGGGAAGCCAAAGAAGAATCGGGCATTGATATAGAGATTAATAAGTTCTGCGGAGTTTTTCAAAATGTTGATCGATCTATTTGTACTAACCTATTTCTAGGGAAAGCCATCGGCGGCGAACCTGCTACTAGTTCCGAGAGCTTAGAAGTTGGGTTTTTCTCGATAGAACAAGCATTGGAAATGGTCACATGGAAAAACCTCAGACTGCGGCTGGAGTATTGTCTAAATGATGAGGTGCAGCCTTTTTACGTAGAGTTACGGGGTACAGAAGTTGAAGAAATTATTATTACACATCTGAGTTAA
- the sleB gene encoding spore cortex-lytic enzyme has protein sequence MKTKIFTLLLLLGLVSMATMIGSASAAPVLTVGSSSGDVWDLQYRLKTLNFYTQPLDGVYGSQTKVAVAKFQKAYGLNADGVTGTKTWNALKKYTLSIEEMDILAKVIYSESRGEPYKGQVAVGAVVMNRIQSSQFPDNIKDVVFQKGAFTAVSDGQYWLTPNRTAYLAALDAVRGWDPTNNSIYYFNPDTATSAWIWTRPQNLKIGKHIFAS, from the coding sequence ATGAAGACTAAAATATTCACTTTGTTGCTTCTTTTGGGTCTGGTAAGTATGGCTACTATGATCGGTTCTGCTAGTGCTGCACCTGTATTAACCGTAGGGAGTTCTTCTGGAGATGTGTGGGATCTTCAGTATCGATTAAAAACTCTGAATTTCTATACTCAGCCTTTAGATGGTGTATATGGATCACAAACGAAAGTTGCCGTTGCTAAATTCCAAAAGGCCTACGGATTAAATGCCGATGGAGTTACTGGTACAAAAACTTGGAATGCTCTAAAAAAATACACGCTTAGTATTGAGGAAATGGATATTCTGGCGAAAGTCATTTATAGTGAATCTCGCGGTGAGCCTTATAAAGGTCAAGTCGCAGTTGGCGCTGTAGTTATGAATCGCATACAATCTAGTCAATTCCCAGACAATATTAAAGACGTTGTATTTCAAAAAGGCGCATTTACAGCCGTATCTGACGGTCAATACTGGCTTACTCCAAACCGGACTGCCTATTTAGCTGCTCTTGATGCTGTCCGAGGTTGGGACCCAACAAACAATTCGATCTATTATTTCAATCCAGATACAGCTACTAGCGCATGGATCTGGACTCGTCCTCAGAACTTAAAAATTGGTAAGCATATATTTGCGAGTTAA
- a CDS encoding protoporphyrinogen oxidase, with amino-acid sequence MRTVVVIGGGITGLSTAYYLQKSIQHNKLDVKIILVEASDRLGGKIRTLQHDDFIMESGADSIVTRKTNVAPLIEELGIQDEVVYNATGISYIYTEGKLKQIPKDAVFGIPLSIESLATTDLISAEGKVEALKDFYTPNDRFTKNDSVGDFLEAFFGKELVEKQISPVLSGVYSGKLSELTIASTLPYLIDYKNEYGSIIQGLSANKAKFQGNGDKKFMSFKGGVSALIDAMEEQLSDVEIIKGIRAERIAKDGERYRVTLADGRILESDFAVLGTMHSTAQALLQDEALNEDFKQLFNSSMISVYIGFDIPDSQLPANGTGFITANSDDVLCNACTWTSRKWEHTSGQQRLLVRLFYKSSGPHYESLIKLSEEELLKVALNDIQTSLGITGHPVTHDVTKWHDVMPNYHKRHHEIVVSLEKKIADHYPNVILAGCSYYGVGIPDCIANGEKTAERILEQVITH; translated from the coding sequence TTGAGAACGGTCGTCGTGATTGGCGGGGGAATTACTGGATTGTCTACCGCTTACTATCTACAGAAATCTATACAGCATAATAAGTTGGATGTAAAAATCATTTTGGTTGAAGCCAGCGATAGACTGGGCGGCAAAATCAGAACACTTCAGCATGATGACTTCATCATGGAGTCTGGTGCTGATTCAATTGTCACTCGCAAGACAAATGTAGCACCATTGATTGAAGAATTAGGCATTCAGGATGAGGTTGTATATAACGCGACAGGAATATCATACATCTACACAGAAGGTAAGCTGAAGCAAATTCCTAAAGATGCAGTCTTTGGCATCCCTCTCAGTATTGAATCGCTTGCTACTACAGATTTGATCTCTGCTGAAGGTAAAGTTGAAGCACTTAAAGATTTCTATACTCCGAATGATCGTTTTACGAAAAACGATTCTGTAGGTGACTTTCTGGAAGCTTTCTTTGGAAAAGAACTTGTCGAGAAGCAAATATCACCTGTCCTATCAGGTGTATATTCCGGGAAATTGAGCGAACTTACCATTGCCTCGACCCTTCCTTATTTGATTGATTATAAAAATGAATATGGAAGTATTATTCAGGGATTGTCCGCGAATAAGGCTAAATTCCAGGGGAACGGCGATAAGAAGTTTATGTCTTTTAAGGGTGGCGTATCTGCTCTGATTGATGCCATGGAAGAACAGCTGTCCGATGTTGAGATCATCAAAGGGATTCGGGCAGAGCGCATTGCAAAGGATGGAGAACGGTACCGGGTAACACTGGCAGATGGACGAATCTTGGAGAGCGATTTTGCCGTACTAGGAACGATGCATTCTACTGCACAAGCATTACTTCAAGACGAAGCGCTGAATGAAGATTTCAAACAGTTGTTTAACAGCTCTATGATTAGTGTGTATATAGGATTTGATATCCCTGACAGTCAACTGCCAGCGAACGGTACAGGGTTTATAACAGCCAACAGTGACGATGTTCTTTGTAATGCTTGTACGTGGACAAGTCGCAAGTGGGAGCACACGTCTGGTCAACAACGTCTGCTTGTCAGACTCTTTTATAAAAGCTCAGGACCGCATTATGAGTCCTTGATTAAGCTTTCAGAAGAGGAATTATTAAAGGTGGCGTTGAATGATATACAGACCAGTCTTGGAATTACTGGACATCCAGTTACCCACGATGTGACCAAATGGCATGATGTTATGCCAAATTACCACAAACGCCATCACGAGATTGTAGTATCCTTAGAGAAGAAGATTGCAGATCATTATCCGAATGTAATCCTTGCTGGATGTTCTTATTATGGTGTGGGTATTCCTGATTGTATTGCAAATGGAGAGAAGACAGCGGAACGCATTTTGGAACAAGTAATTACACATTAA